In the genome of Neochlamydia sp. AcF84, the window AAAGAGAGCAAGCTTAATAGAAATGATAAAAAAGCTTGAAATTCCCTATCATGCGCTTAAATAGCTGTAAAAAGAAATAAGTGATAAGAGAAAATAATTTCATTAGCTAGAAGCAAATTCAGGATCTCTTCCTCCTCTCATAACGGTGGTGGTAGCTACCTTAAACTCCATAAAAGGAGGCCTAATCTCAAAAAGCCATTAAAAAATTTAAAGAATAAAGATGAAAACAAATAGGATCTTTAAAGCAGGAAAAGGACGCTTGTAAATCTCACTAAGCAAAGACAAAATAATTTTATATAACCCGGTTTCCTTAAAATGGATTATATATGTCTAGAAACTTGCAATCAATCTGAAACTTTTCGTGTAAATGGGTAGCTAAAGCTCTAGGTCCAATTTTTTCAGTCGCAGAATGTCCCATAGCAAAGAAATTAATCTTTTCCTCATAGGCTTGGCTCCAGGCAGGTTCATCAAAATTGCCTGAGATAAAGCAATCTAATTTTTCATCCGCAGCGTAGGATAGGAATTTATAACCGCCTCCTGCTATTAGGCCTACAGTTTCAATTTCTTCTTTCCCTCCTAGAGCTAGATGAGCAACATGGTCATAATAATCTTCTAGCTTTTTTCGAAAATCTAGACGGCTCATTTTTTTCAAACGGCCCTTAACTCCTAAACATAGACCGTTAGCTAAACCAAAGGGTTGAAGATTATCCCATCCCATTTCTGTGGCAGCTCTCCAATTATTGCCCCATTTACAATGGATGTCTAAGGGAAGGTGATAGGCGATTAGAGAAAGATTATGCTGGCATAGCAAAGCTATTTTATTTTTTTTTATTCCTCGGATTTGATAGCTATCCTGATTCCAAAATAGGCCATGGTGGACTAATAAAGCATCTGCTTTCCAGTGAACAGCAGCTTGAAGGGTTTCCAAATTTGCCGATACAGCGGTAGCTAATTTTAAAATTTCTTTTTTTCCTTCGACCTGTAAGCCATTTAAACCATAATCCTTGATGGAGCTAGGCTCTAAAAGTTTATCTAAGTAAACACAAAGTTCTTGTAATGTAATCATAGGCCTACTAATAATGCGAATAAACTTTAAAAGAGATTATAATGTCAGATAATAATTTTATCGGCCAGCAAATTGCGAAAAAATCGGCCGGCTTTGCGGCGGCAAATTTGGTAGAAAACGGAATGACAGTAGGATTAGGTACTGGTTCTACCACAGCTTTTTTCATTGAAAAGCTTGCTCAGCGATGTGAGGAGGGCCTTAAAATTCAAGCGGTGGCTACTTCCTCTCAATCTCAAAAGTTAGCATTAGAAAAAGGCATTCCTTTAATTGATATCAATACTCTTTTTTCTATCGATCTAACGGTGGATGGAGCTGATGAAATTGATGCTAACAAAACAATGATTAAAGGTGGGGGTGGCGCGCTACTAAGAGAAAAAATTGTGGCTAGCATGAGTAAGGAAATGGTCATTATTGTGGATCAAGCTAAACTTGTTAAAAAGCTTGGACAAGTTCCTTTGCCCGTTGAAATTGTTCCCTTCGCTTATCCGGCAACTATTTATCGCCTTGAACAGCTAGGTTATCAAGGTAAAATAAGGACGCATGATGAAAAAAAGCTGTATTGCACCGATAATGGAAATTATATTTACGATATTTATTTCAAAGAAAAGTTAGAAAAAGCTGAGCAAGTGCACCAACGACTGAGCGAAATTGTAGGTGTGGTAGAATCTGGCCTTTTCATTGGTCTAGCGGGAAGAATTATTGTGGGCTATAATGATGGAAAAGTGAAAATTTTTACGGAATTAAAATAATCGATATTTTAGGATTTTACCCTCTTTAGTGAAGATGAAGGCTTTTTGCATCGGTTAGCCATATGGGAGGAAGGGATAGCAAGCCTTTTTCCAGAAGAAAAGAAAGACAGATAAAAGAGAAAATCTTTAGAATACCAACTTAATAGATTTACAGCTTAAGGTTAATAACGGTTAGTTTTTAGATCAACGAGGGAATCTCCTCTTTTACTCAGGATTTATTATTTATGCTTTCTGAACTTATTCAACTTTCCTTTGATAAAATCATGCAAACTCGCTCTTATACGGTAGTAATCTTGAAAGGGCAGGGAAAAAAATTTGCTATCTATACTGATCCTGCTATTGGCCGTAATCTTCAAATTTTTTTAACAGGCGCGGAGAAAGCTAGACCCCTTACTCATGATCTTATTAGTTATATTTTCCGAGGGTATGAAATTAGAATTAAACAAGTCGTTATCAATGACATCCAGGATACCACATATTTTGCACGCCTATTTTTAGAACAAGATGCAGGGGTAAGACGCCATATTGTAGAAATTGATGCTAGGCCTAGCGATTGCATAACTCTTGCATTAATGAATAATGCTCCTGTTTTTTGCACACGCGAAGTTTTGGAAAAGACCTTGGCAATTGAGGAAGAATGAACGTTTAATCAATCAATATTTAATATTAAAATTGTTTTTAGCTAAAGCAATTAGGCTAGCAACAGCCTCTTGGGCATCTTCACCCTCGGCTTCTATTTGAATTTTAGAGCCTTTAGTAGCGGCCAGCATCAGAATACCTAGTAAAGACTTAGCATTCACATAACTTTTTTGGTAAATGAGATGGACTTCCGATCTAAAACTTGTAGCGCATTTGACAATTTCTGTTGAAGGCCGTGTATGCAAGCCTCGATCATT includes:
- a CDS encoding Nif3-like dinuclear metal center hexameric protein; the protein is MITLQELCVYLDKLLEPSSIKDYGLNGLQVEGKKEILKLATAVSANLETLQAAVHWKADALLVHHGLFWNQDSYQIRGIKKNKIALLCQHNLSLIAYHLPLDIHCKWGNNWRAATEMGWDNLQPFGLANGLCLGVKGRLKKMSRLDFRKKLEDYYDHVAHLALGGKEEIETVGLIAGGGYKFLSYAADEKLDCFISGNFDEPAWSQAYEEKINFFAMGHSATEKIGPRALATHLHEKFQIDCKFLDIYNPF
- the rpiA gene encoding ribose 5-phosphate isomerase A, with translation MSDNNFIGQQIAKKSAGFAAANLVENGMTVGLGTGSTTAFFIEKLAQRCEEGLKIQAVATSSQSQKLALEKGIPLIDINTLFSIDLTVDGADEIDANKTMIKGGGGALLREKIVASMSKEMVIIVDQAKLVKKLGQVPLPVEIVPFAYPATIYRLEQLGYQGKIRTHDEKKLYCTDNGNYIYDIYFKEKLEKAEQVHQRLSEIVGVVESGLFIGLAGRIIVGYNDGKVKIFTELK
- a CDS encoding bifunctional nuclease domain-containing protein, yielding MLSELIQLSFDKIMQTRSYTVVILKGQGKKFAIYTDPAIGRNLQIFLTGAEKARPLTHDLISYIFRGYEIRIKQVVINDIQDTTYFARLFLEQDAGVRRHIVEIDARPSDCITLALMNNAPVFCTREVLEKTLAIEEE
- a CDS encoding HPr family phosphocarrier protein is translated as MAKLTNNKRYTGIFVVQNDRGLHTRPSTEIVKCATSFRSEVHLIYQKSYVNAKSLLGILMLAATKGSKIQIEAEGEDAQEAVASLIALAKNNFNIKY